One genomic segment of Manis javanica isolate MJ-LG chromosome 7, MJ_LKY, whole genome shotgun sequence includes these proteins:
- the ZSWIM8 gene encoding zinc finger SWIM domain-containing protein 8 isoform X5, which produces MGEAVPQQWKGPGCRAPSPGPRSLATIPVCTSQLGEVRSCISPRPESSPGTAALSAPATPSPGSPLRPRASPEPPAGGPGPGSAGGDPAPGGAGPMELMFAEWEDGERFSFEDSDRFEEDSLCSFISEAESLCQNWRGWRKQSAGPNSPTGGGGGGGSGGTRMRDGLVIPLVELSAKQVAFHIPFEVVEKVYPPVPEQLQLRIAFWSFPENEEDIRLYSCLANGSADEFQRGDQLFRMRAVKDPLQIGFHLSATVVPPQMVPPKGAYNVAVMFDRCRVTSCSCTCGAGAKWCTHVVALCLFRIHNASAVCLRAPVSESLSRLQRDQLQKFAQYLISELPQQILPTAQRLLDELLSSQSTAINTVCGAPDPTAGPSASDQSTWYLDESTLTDNIKKTLHKFCGPSPVVFSDVNSMYLSSTEPPAAAEWACLLRPLRGREPEGVWNLLSIVREMFKRRDSNAAPLLEILTDQCLTYEQITGWWYSVRTSASHSSASGHTGRSNGQSEVAAHACASMCDEMVTLWRLAVLDPALSPQRRRELCAQLRQWQLKVIENVKRGQHKKTLERLFPGFRPAVEACYFNWEEAYPLPGVTYSGTDRKLALCWARALPSRPGASRSGGLEESRERPRPLPTEPAVRPKEPGVKRKGLGEGILSSQRGPHRLSAEGGDKALHKMGSGGGKTKAVGGAGSGGKGLAGSGSKRRLSSEDSSLEPDMAEMSLDDSSLALGAEASTFGGFPESPPPCLPPGGSRGSSTFLPEPPDTYEEDGGVYFSEGPEPPTASVGPPGLLPKEVCTRDNLPSTDESGSGLPKTAEAAPAVGEEEDDYQAYYLNAQDGAGGEEEKAEGGAGEEHDLFAGLKPLEQESRMEVLFACAEALHAHGYSSEASRLTVELAQDLLANPPDLKVEPPPAKGKKNKVSTSRQTWVATNTLTKAAFLLTVLSERPEHYNLAFRVGMFALELQRPPASTKALEVKLAYQKSEVAALLKKIPLGPSEMSTMRCRAEELREGTLCDYRPVLPLMLASFIFDVLCAPVVSPTGSRPPSRNWNNEMPGDEELGFEAAVAALGMKTTVSEAEHPLLCEGTRREKGDLALALMITYKDDQAKLKKILDKLLDRESQTHKPQTLSSFYSSSRPATASQRSPSKHGGPSAPGALQPLTSGSAGPAQPGSVAGAGPGPTEGFTEKNVPESSPHSPCEGLPSEAALTPRPEGKVPSRLALGSRGGYNGRGWGSPGRPKKKHTGMASIDSSAPETTSDSSPTLSRRPLRGGWAPTSWGRGQDSDSISSSSSDSLGSSSSSGSRRASASGGARVKTVEVGRYKGRRPESHAPHVPNQPSEAAAHFYFELAKTVLVKAGGNSSTSIFTHPSSSGGHQGPHRNLHLCAFEIGLYALGLHNFVSPNWLSRTYSSHVSWITGQAMEIGSAALTILVECWDGHLTPPEVASLADRASRARDSNMVRAAAELALSCLPHAHALNPNEIQRALVQCKEQDNLMLEKACMAVEEAAKGGGVYPEVLFEVAHQWFWLYEQTAGGSSTAREGATSCSASGMRAAGEAGRGLPEGRGGPGTEPVTVAAAVTAAATVVPVISVGSSLYPGPGLGHGHSPGLHPYTALQPHLPCSPQYLTHPAHPAHPMPHMPRPAVFPVPSSAYPQGVHPAFLGAQYPYSVTPPSLAATAVSFPVPSMAPITVHPYHTEPGLPLPTSVACELWGQGTVSSVHPASTFPAIQGASLPTLTTQPSPLVSGGFPPPEEESHSQPVSPHSLHHLHAAYRVGMLALEMLGRRAHNDHPNNFSRSPPYTDDVKWLLGLAAKLGVNYVHQFCVGAAKGVLSPFVLQEIVMETLQRLSPAHAHNHLRAPAFHQLVQRCQQAYMQYIHHRLIHLTPADYDDFVNAIRSARSAFCLTPMGMMQFNDILQNLKRSKQTKELWQRVSLEMTTFSP; this is translated from the exons ATGGGGGAGGCGGTGCCGCAGCAGTGGAAAGGCCCCGGCTGCCGAGCGCCTAGTCCGGGCCCTCGGAGCCTAGCCACGATCCCCGTTTGCACCTCGCAGCTGGGCGAGGTCCGGTCGTGTATCTCTCCCAGACCTGAGTCCTCGCCCGGCACGGCCGCCCTGAGTGCCCCGGCCACCCCCAGCCCCGGCTCGCCCCTCAGGCCCCGGGCCTCCCCAGAGCCCCCGGCCGGCGGCCCAGGCCCCGGATCCGCGGGGGGGGACCCGGCCCCGGGGGGTGCGGGCCCCATGGAGCTGATGTTCGCTGAGTGGGAGGACGGCGAGCGCTTCTCATTCGAGGATTCGGACCGGTTTGAAGAGGATTCCCTCTGTTCCTTCATCTCCGAGGCCGAGAGCCTCTGCCAGAACTGGCGGGGATGGCGCAAACAGTCAGCGGGGCCCAATTCCCCCActggcggcggtggcggcggtggCAGTGGCGGTACCAGAATGCGAG ATGGACTGGTGATCCCATTGGTGGAGCTGTCAGCAAAGCAGGTGGCATTTCATATCCCATTTGAAGTGGTGGAGAAAGTTTACCCCCCAGTGCCTGAGCAGCTACAGCTCCGAATTGCTTTCTGGAGTTTCCCTGAGAATGAAGAGGATATTCG GCTGTATTCATGCCTGGCCAATGGCAGTGCAGATGAGTTCCAGCGAGGGGATCAGCTGTTCCGCATGAGGGCTGTGAAGGACCCACTGCAGATAG GGTTTCACCTGAGTGCTACAGTGGTGCCACCTCAGATGGTCCCCCCCAAAGGGGCTTACAACGTGGCTGTGATGTTTGACCGCTGTCGGGTCACTTCCTGCAGCTGCACCTGTGGGGCTGGGGCCAAATGGTGCACTCACGTCGTGGCACTCTGTCTCTTCCGCATCCACAAC GCTTCTGCAGTCTGTCTGCGGGCTCCAGTCTCAGAGTCCCTGTCTCGGTTACAGAGGGACCAGCTGCAGAAGTTTGCTCAGTACCTCATCAGTGAGCTCCCTCAGCAG ATTCTCCCCACAGCACAGCGTCTCCTGGAtgaactcctctcctcccagtcAACAGCCATCAATACAGTGTGTGGAGCCCCGG ACCCCACAGCAGGGCCCTCTGCCTCTGACCAGAGTACTTGGTATTTGGATGAATCAACACTCACTGACAACATCAAGAAGACTCTGCACAAGTTCTGTGGCCCCTCCCCTGTGGTCTTCAG TGATGTGAACTCCATGTATCTGTCTTCCACGGAGCCTCCAGCCGCGGCTGAATGGGCATGTCTGCTGCGCCCTCTGAGGGGCCGTGAGCCAGAGGGCGTCTGGAACCTGCTTAGCATTGTACGGGAAATGTTCAAACGGAGGGACAGCAATGCTGCCCCCTTGTTGGAAATCCTTACCGATCAGTGCCTCACCTACGAACAG ATAACAGGTTGGTGGTACAGTGTGCGCACATCAGCCTCACACAGCAGCGCCAGTGGGCACACAGGCCGTAGCAATGGGCAGTCAGAGGTGGCGGCCCATGCATGTGCCAGCATGTGTGATGAGATGGTCACACTGTGGAGGCTGGCTGTGCTGGACCCTGCACTCAGCCCCCAGCG CCGCCGGGAACTGTGTGCACAGCTGCGCCAGTGGCAACTGAAGGTGATTGAGAACGTGAAGCGGGGACAGCACAAGAAGACCCTGGAGCGGCTCTTCCCTGGCTTCCGGCCGGCGGTGGAAGCCTGCTACTTCAACTGGGAAGAGGCTTATCCACTTCCTGGTGTCACCTACAGTGGCACTGACCGGAAGCTGGCACTGTGTTGGGCCCGAGCTCTGCCCTCTCGGCCAGGTGCCTCCCGATCTGGGGGTCTGGAGGAATCCCGCGAGCGGCCCCGACCTCTTCCTACTGAGCCAGCTGTGCGGCCCAAAGAGCCTGGGGTCAAGCGCAAGGGATTGGGTGAGGGGATCCTCTCATCGCAGCGGGGTCCCCACCGCCTCTCCGCTGAGGGGGGAGATAAGGCCCTGCATAAGATGGGTTCAGGTGGGGGCAAAACCAAGGCAGTGGGTGGGGCTGGTAGTGGGGGTAAGGGATTAGCAGGCAGTGGGAGCAAGCGACGGCTGAGCAGTGAAGACAGCTCCCTGGAGCCTGATATGGCTGAGATGAGCCTGGATGACAGCAGCCTGGCCCTGGGTGCAGAGGCCAGCACCTTCGGTGGATTCCCTGAGAGCCCGCCACCCTGTCTGCCTCCTGGTGGCTCCCGAGGCTCTTCCACCTTCCTTCCTGAACCTCCAGATACTTATGAAGAAGATGGTGGTGTTTACTTCTCAGAGGGGCCTGAGCCTCCTACAGCTTCTGTTGGCCCCCCTGGCCTACTGCCCAAGGAGGTCTGTACCCGGGACAACCTCCCTTCCACAGATGAGAGTGGCAGTGGGCTCCCCAAAACCGCAGAGGCAGCCCCTGCAGTTGGAGAGGAGGAAGATGACTACCAGGCATATTATCTGAATGCCCAGGATGGTGCTGGGGGCGAGGAAGAGAAGGCCGAGGGCGGGGCTGGGGAGGAGCATGACCTGTTTGCTGGGCTGAAGCCACTGGAACAGGAGAGCCGCATGGAG GTATTGTTTGCCTGTGCTGAGGCCCTGCATGCACATGGCTATAGCAGTGAGGCCTCCCGCCTCACTGTGGAGCTTGCCCAGGACCTATTAGCCAACCCACCCGACCTCAAGGTAGAGCCACCCCCTGCCAAG GGCAAGAAGAACAAGGTATCTACTAGCCGTCAGACCTGGGTGGCTACCAATACTCTGACCAAGGCGGCCTTCCTATTGACAGTGCTAAGTGAGCGCCCAGAGCATTACAACCTGGCCTTTCGAGTTGGCATGTTTGCCTTGGAGCTACAGCGGCCCCCAGCTTCTACCAAGGCCTTGGAG GTGAAGCTGGCATACCAGAAGTCTGAGGTGGCTGCCCTGCTCAAGAAGATTCCCCTGGGTCCAAGTGAGATGAGTACCATGCGGTGCCGGGCAGAGGAGCTTCGGGAGGGGACACTTTGTGACTATCGGCCTGTTTTGCCTCTCATGTTGGCCAGTTTCATCTTTGATGTTCTCTGTGCTCCAG TGGTTTCTCCCACGGGTTCCCGGCCCCCAAGTCGCAACTGGAACAATGAGATGCCTGGGGATGAGGAGCTGGGGTTTGAAGCAGCAGTTGCTGCCTTGG GCATGAAGACAACAGTGAGCGAGGCAGAGCATCCCCTCCTATGTGAAGGCACACGTCGGGAGAAGGGTGACCTGGCACTGGCACTAATGATCACTTACAAGGATGACCAAGCCAAGCTTAAAAAG ATCTTAGACAAACTCTTGGACCGAGAGAGCCAGACACATAAGCCACAGACACTGAGTTCGTTCTACTCATCTAGCCGCCCAGCTACAGCCAGCCAGAGGTCTCCTTCAAAGCATGGGGGCCCATCTGCTCCAGGGGCCCTGCAACCACTGACCTCAGGCTCTGCAGGGCCTGCTCAGCCAGGGAGTGTGGcaggggctgggccaggccccACTGAGGGCTTCACGGAGAAGAATGTGCCTG AGAGTTCCCCACATTCCCCCTGTGAGGGTCTCCCATCAGAGGCAGCTTTGACTCCTAGGCCGGAAGGGAAGGTTCCTAGCCGCCTGGCACTTGGCAGTCGTGGAGGCTACAATGGACGAGGTTGGGGCTCCCCAGGGCGGCCTAAGAAGAAGCATACAG GCATGGCCAGCATTGACAGCAGCGCCCCCGAAACAACATCGGATAGTTCCCCCACTTTAAGCCGGAGGCCACTTCGAGGGGGCTGGGCCCCCACTTCCTGGGGTCGAGGACAAGACAGTGACAGCATTAGCAGCTCTTCCTCTGACTCcctgggctcctcctcctccagtggAAGTCGCCGGGCCAGTGCTAGTGGAGGGGCCCGGGTGAAGACAGTTGAAGTCGGAAG GTACAAGGGCCGCCGTCCCGAGAGTCATGCCCCCCATGTACCCAATCAGCCATCAGAGGCAGCCGCACACTTCTACTTCGAGCTGGCGAAGACGGTGTTGGTCAAGGCAGGGGGCAACAGCAGTACTTCCATTTTCACACATCCATCCTCCTCAGGGGGCCACCAAGGTCCTCACCGCAACCTGCACCTTTGCGCCTTTGAGATTGGGCTTTATGCCCTTGGCCTGCACAACTTTGTTTCTCCCAACTGGCTCTCACGTACTTATTCTTCCCACGTTTCCTGGATTACAG GCCAGGCAATGGAGATTGGCAGTGCAGCCCTAACTATACTGGTAGAATGCTGGGATGGACACCTGACGCCCCCTGAGGTTGCATCCCTGGCTGACAGGGCATCACGGGCACGAGACTCCAATATGGTGAGGGCAGCGGCGGAGCTGGCCCTAAGCTGCCTGCCTCATGCCCATGCACTGAACCCTAATGAGATACAGCGGGCTCTGGTGCAGTGCAAGGAGCAG GATAACCTGATGTTGGAGAAGGCCTGCATGGCAGTGGAAGAGGCGGCTAAGGGTGGGGGTGTATACCCCGAAGTGTTGTTTGAGGTTGCTCACCAGTGGTTCTGGCTATATGAGCAAACAGCAGGTGGCTCATCCACAGCCCGTGAAGGGGCTACAAGCTGTAGTGCCAGTGGGATGAGGGCAGCTGGGGAGGCTGGGCGGGGGCTGCCTGAGGGCAGAGGGGGCCCAGGGACTGAGCCGGTGACAGTGGCAGCGGCAGTGACAGCAGCAGCCACAGTGGTGCCAGTCATCTCGGTGGGGTCCAGTTTATATCCAGGTCCAGGACTGGGGCATGGTCATTCCCCTGGCCTGCACCCCTACACTGCTCtacagccccacctgccctgcagcCCTCAGTACCTCACCCACCCAGctcaccctgcccaccccatGCCTCATATGCCCCGGCCTGCCGTCTTCCCTGTGCCCAGCTCTGCATACCCACAG GGTGTGCATCCTGCATTCCTGGGGGCTCAGTACCCTTACTCGGTGACTCCCCCCTCACTCGCTGCCACTGCTGTGTCTTTCCCCGTCCCTTCCATGGCACCCATCACAGTACATCCCTACCACACAGAGCCAGGGCTCCCACTGCCCACCAGTGTGGCCTGTGAGTTGTGGGGACAGGGAACAG TGAGCAGTGTCCATCCAGCATCCACGTTTCCAGCCATCCAGGGTGCCTCATTGCCTACCCTGACCACACAGCCCAGCCCTCTGGTGAGCGGGGGTTTTCCACCACCCGAGGAGGAGTCGCACAGTCAGCCTGTCAGCCCACACAGCCTACACCACCTGCATGCTGCCTACCGTGTTG GAATGCTGGCACTGGAAATGCTGGGTCGCCGGGCACACAATGATCACCCCAACAACTTCTCCCGCTCCCCCCCCTACACTGATGATGTCAAATGGTTGCTGGGGCTGGCAGCAAAGCTGG gagTGAACTACGTGCACCAGTTCTGTGTGGGGGCAGCCAAGGGGGTGCTGAGCCCGTTTGTGCTGCAGGAGATCGTCATGGAGACGCTGCAGCGGCTGAGCCCTGCTCATGCCCACAACCACCTGCGTGCCCCGGCCTTCCACCAGCTGGTGCAGCGCTGCCAGCAGGCATACATGCAG TACATCCACCACCGCTTGATTCACCTGACCCCTGCCGACTACGACGACTTTGTGAATGCGATCCGCAGTGCCCGCAGCGCCTTCTGCCTGACACCCATGGGCATGATGCAGTTCAACGACATCCTGCAGAACCTCAAGCGCAGCAAACAGACCAAGGAGCTATGGCAGCGGGTCTCACTAGAGATGACCACCTTCTCCCCCTGA